One genomic segment of Paenibacillus durus includes these proteins:
- a CDS encoding CDP-alcohol phosphatidyltransferase family protein translates to MLGGVRIKHIPNVLTVMRIICSVILLLVKPLSALFFGIYIVCGASDVLDGYIARKTKSTSQLGASIDSIADAIFIGVTLSVFLPILHLPLWILCWIGAVAVIRIGSLIIGFVKYSALSFIHTYANKATGLMLFCFPFLYSILGLTITSSLLCGLASFSAIEELIINIKSKELSRDTGCINWKRNKS, encoded by the coding sequence ATGCTTGGAGGGGTAAGAATAAAGCATATACCAAATGTTCTCACTGTGATGCGGATCATTTGCTCTGTGATACTGTTGCTTGTAAAACCGTTATCTGCTCTATTTTTTGGCATCTATATCGTATGTGGCGCAAGCGATGTTCTTGATGGATATATAGCAAGAAAGACAAAAAGCACCAGTCAATTAGGTGCAAGTATAGACAGTATCGCAGATGCAATTTTCATAGGTGTTACACTGTCTGTCTTTCTTCCAATTCTTCATCTTCCTTTGTGGATATTATGCTGGATCGGAGCGGTTGCTGTTATTCGCATAGGCTCATTGATAATTGGATTTGTAAAATACAGCGCTTTATCTTTCATACATACATATGCTAATAAGGCAACAGGGCTTATGCTATTCTGCTTCCCATTTCTGTATAGTATATTGGGACTAACCATAACCTCAAGTTTACTTTGTGGATTAGCAAGTTTTTCAGCAATCGAAGAACTGATTATAAATATAAAATCTAAAGAGCTATCAAGGGATACAGGCTGTATTAATTGGAAGAGGAATAAATCATGA